The Hordeum vulgare subsp. vulgare chromosome 4H, MorexV3_pseudomolecules_assembly, whole genome shotgun sequence genomic interval AACGGCCGGCTCGCTATGGTGGGCTTCGTGGCGGCGCTCTCCGTCGAGGCGGCGCGCGGCGGCGGGCTACTCGACCAGGTCGGCAGCAGCGCCGGGCTGGGATGGTTCCTGACAACAGCGGCTGTGTTTTCCGTGGCGTCTCTAGTGCCGCTGCTTCAGGGACAGAGTGTGGAGAGCAAGTCCAGCGGCGTATGGACCGCCGACGCCGAGCTATGGAACGGCCGCTTCGCCATGCTCGGCCTCGTCGCACTCGCCGTCACCGAGTTCATCACCGGCACGCCCTTCGTCAACGTCTGAAAGTAGCTAGTGTGTAGTGTGTACAGTGTACTGCTCCCGTACGTGCGTGTACGTACTGGTTGTCATGGTGAGGAACTAGTGGTACGGACTCTTGGTAGAGCGTTGTGTAACGGATGTGAGTTGATCACGTTCTTCCTGTACATATAGGATTATGAAaaaaaagccaaaccgagtcctgatAGTATTTAGGAGAGCGACGCTACAAGTACGGACAGTTTTTACGAAAATTTATGAAAAGGATTAGATGGGCTAAGATGATTGAAAGAAATAAGGGGGAGGGGGTCCACACCCCCTTAGAATCagggggcggtggagatcagctaACGAACGAGTCCGTAAACATCCCGTATTACTCCGTATGTTTAGAATTTTCCTATTTAGGATATCTAGTCCTAGTTTATTTCCATAGTCATTTATGGATGTGGATAGACGGCATCCTAGGAGTGGTGCTTGTAACATcaaaaaaacgaaaagcaatacaaaccaaaggctcgacacgggcctttagccatcaaatccatcgaccagttttattcgtgtcgctagttacgcaagttccatcAAGTaaacggccgaagcaagaatcgcataGGTATGCCTGTACGGCTGCATACGCacattcaaaagccaacaattggtatcagagcctcgacgatctacgatctacaatgacggacagcgacgctgagtcgatcaagtccggcaaaggcggtcccaaggcgaacaagaacggcgacaaggtgaagaagagcggcaagtcaGCAATCATTGGTGGAGGAACggacggcgccaacgtccaggcgcatcgcaacatccccatccagtacccgatgctcaccgacgtcaactacggcgtgtgggcggtgaagatgaagattattctttgatcccttcgagtgtgggaggccatcacggacgacgacgtcgacgaggagcacgacgaaggtgccatggccgccatagcccagtctgtgccagATTCcatgctaatgacattggcgaagttcgagacggcaagagaggcgtggaacgtactcaggagatgaggatcggagaagatcgcgtcaccaaggctcgggcacaagtgctgaagcgctaatttcacaagttgcagatggatgaaactgaatcggtgaacgactacgccatgcgtcttactactttggtgggtgaGATCCGCGtggttggtgcaaagctcgaggagaccgagattgtggagaacattttcagttcggtgactgacAAATTCCCGTACATCATCGGCAAGCTCGAGCAGTTTtatgacatcgacgacatgaccataaccgaggcaatcggacgcctgcggacgtgggaagagaatgcttgtggctgtcggaaaggcaacggaggaggtagtgacAAACTCATGTACTCACatgcagatttggagtccccaagtagcaaaggaaggcgtgatggcaaCGAAGGCTCAAGTAACGCAACGCGCGGCggacaaaccggagaaggcaaaggaaaaggcaagcaacaaggtcgtggtaaggctgaCCGATCTAATGGGCGGAAGCAACGgaacttggatatgtccgaggtcaagtgctataattgTAACGAGATGGAtcctttgcaaaggattgtccggagcctgacaagcgggagatcaaggcaaatttggcaaagcaggaagatgaaggtccaggtcttctgatggccgaagtttgtgatctcgctgaaacggtggttgtgaaaccaagccggaaggtgctacttcatgagaacaaagtgacaccgaagttatccggtgattagaacgtgtcgtggtatctcgacacgggtgccagtaaccacatgacggggtgcaaggagaaattcctcgagctggaatacgatgttgaaggctcggtcaggttcggtgatggttcagtgatacgtctccatcgtatctacttttccaaactcttttgcccttgttttggactctaatttgcatgatttgaatggaactaacctggactgacgctgttttcagcagaattgccttggtgttgtttttgtgcagaaatgaaagttctcggaacgtcctaaaaatttatggagaatatttctggaaaatatgaaaaatacatgggcaaagatccaccagaggggatgggccagtgggccacaagccgtgtagccgccacccccctggtggcggctagcaagcttgtggggcccacgtggctctgctgcccccaaactcagctctataaattcactttcgtcccagaaaaaataaagacagaagatttcgtcgtgtttgcgatacggaggcgcagccacatcctgttcttcatctggagggcaaaccTGGAGTCcggtttgggctccggagaggggaaatcgtcgccatcgtcatcatcaaccttcttccctctccaattccatgaagctcttcatcgttcgtgagtaatctatttgtaggctcgctcggcggtgatgagtaggatgaggtgtatcatgtaatcgagttagttttgacggggattgatccctagtatccactatgttctgagattgatgttgctactactttccatgcttaatgcttgtcactagggcccgtgtgccatgatttcagatctgagattattatgttgtcacgaatatatgtgtgttttagatctgatcttgcaagttgtagttacctactatgtgttatgacccggcaacctcggagtgacaataaccggaaccactcccggtgatgaccatagtttgaggagttcatgtgttcaccaagtgctaatgcgttggtccggttctttattaaaaggagaaccttaatatattgtagtttccttttggacccctctgccacgggagggatggacaatagatgtcatgcaagttcttttccctaagcacgtatgacgacacacggaatgcatgcctacatcacattgacgaacgggagctagccacatatctctccgtgttataattgttgcatgatgaatatcatccaaacaaatcaccgacccattgcctacgagtttgtcccactgctgttgttacttgttttgttctgctgttgttactactgttgttgttgctgttacttgcttgctctgctgttacttgctaatgttgctacttgctactgctgtcactgcggctgttccttgccactgctgctactcgttacactgctgctacctggtacaatacttgttcgcacgacgttgacggcaaagaatattttccgttcacggtcaacttctggcgccattgatacaattgttaggaatagtgtgccgtcaacagatcgtttctgacaccgttgttatcgtactactttgttgttgatactttgctt includes:
- the LOC123446768 gene encoding high molecular mass early light-inducible protein HV58, chloroplastic-like yields the protein MATMVSLSSFSGAAVVGRSASWSPAVPRRRALLVRAQTEPGVEQTKEETMSASTSTSNPTPIPSTTPAAPKPKPKANPSVWDALAFSGPAPERINGRLAMVGFVAALSVEAARGGGLLDQVGSSAGLGWFLTTAAVFSVASLVPLLQGQSVESKSSGVWTADAELWNGRFAMLGLVALAVTEFITGTPFVNV